CCCTCGGCGGGCACGGCCTCGGGGCGGGCCGAGACGACGACGCGCGCGACGTCGTCGGGCCCCCGGTAGCGGACCATCCCCACGCCCGCCCGGACCGCCGCCGAGACGGCGAGGACCGCCGCACCCGGGAACGTGGGCGTGCCCGCGACGACCCCCAGGACCCCGCGCGTGTACTTCTGGTCGGTCGACCCGGGGACGGGCCACAGCCGGGCCACGTCGGCACGTTCGAGGCGCCGCACCGCCGCGCCGACGGGGCCGACGGGCTCGATCGGGCCGCTGCCCGCACCGCCCACGCCCGCCAGCCCGAGGTCGAGGTCGAGGTCGACGAGCGTCACGACCCCCGCGAGGTGGGTCGCGGGGGGCAGCAGCAGACCGGGCTTGTGCGCACCGAAGGTGACGGTCCGGTCGGCGGGCAGGACGGGCCCGGGGACGGAGCCGTCGTCGACGCCGATGCCGCTCGGGGTGTCGACCGCGACGACCCACGGGAGCCCGGCCCTCGACCCAGCCCGTGCGGCCCGCCCCGCGAGCTCGTCCGCGAGCGCCGCGACCAGGTCGCCCGCCACCCCCCGCAGCGCCCCGGTCGCCCCGATCCCGACCAGTCCGTCGAGGACCACGTCGGCCGCGAGGACCGTGTCCACGACGTGCGACCAGCGGGCGAGCTCGGCCGGGGCCGTGAGATCGAGCACCCGCCCGCCCGCGCGACGCAGCGCGCTCAGCCCGTCGGCGTGCGGGCGCCCGCTCGTGCAGACCGCCTGGACCGCGACGCCCCGCCTGGCCAGGTACGCCCCCGCGAACAGGGCGTCGCCCCCGTTGTTGCCCGAGCCCACGAGCAGCACCGCTCGGGCTCCTGCCAGACGCCGGGCAGGCGCACCGCCGTCGGACCCGCCGCGGCGCCCCCGCCGCAGGTCCTGCACCACGACCGTCGCGAGAGCGAACGCCGCACGCTCCATGAGCGGGGCCCCTCGGGCGAGCAGCGGCTCCTCGGCGGCGCGGACCTGGGCGGCGGTGAACGCTTCGATCATGGGGCCATCCTGCCCCGCGCGGGCGCGGGGCGCTGAGAGAGCCCGCGGTCCGCCCGTCCGGAATTCACCCGGCCGCGTCCTGAGATTCGACCCACCGGTCTCGGTCCAGCCAGTACGGTTCTGGCACTTTCGTCCCTCTCCGTGAGCAGGTTGCCGTGACCGATTCCCCGCAGAACTCCTACCGCGTCGGCGACGTGGTCAACGGTTGGCGCCTGGCTCCCGACGGGACCTGGGTCCCCGCCTCGTCGCCTCCCCCGCCGCAGGGCCCCGTCCAGGGGGTCCCCACCTCGGCCGAGGCGATGGCCCACGACGCCGGACGCGCGGCGGCGTGGCCCTCCGGCCACGACCCCTCCGCGACCGCCGCGCCGTACGGCTGGACCGGGCAGGGCGCAGCGCCCTCACCGGGCGGGTGGGTCCCTCCCACCAAGAACACCCCCGCGACCCTGAGCCTGACCGCCGGGATCGTCGCGGCCCTGGCGAACCTGTTCTTCCTCCCCGGGATCGCCGCGATCGTGCTGGGGATCGTCGGACTGCGTCGCGCGGGCCGGTCGACCCCCGCCGTGGGGAGGGCGCGGTCGATCTGGGGCATCGCGCTCGCGCTCGTCGGCACCGTCTCCGGCGTCCTGCTCCTGATCGCGATCCTGGACGACTCCCCGGAGGCCGCGAGCCCCGACCGCTCCACGGTCGGCACGTCGCCCGAGGGCGGGTCGACGCAGGACGTGGACCTCACGTCGTTCACGGCGGTCGACGCGGCCGCCTGGGCGCAGATCGCCAAGGACCCGGAGGCCTACGTCGGCGACAAGATCGTCCTCTACGCCGAGGTCACACAGTTCGACGCCGCCACCGGTTCGGACTCGTTCCGCGCCGGCACCGGAGCCGAGCAGCCGTCGTCCCCCTTCGAGCTCGACGTCAACACGCTGCTCTCCGGCGACCGCTCGATCCTGGCCGACGTCACCGTGGGCGACGTCCTGAAGGTCCACGCGATCGTCGAGGGCGCGACGACGTACGACACCGTGATGGGCGGCGGCATGACCGCACCGGTGCTCGAGGTCGCCGCGGTCGAGGACGTCGGCTTCAAGGACCTCAGCGGGGACGTCGCGCTCGGGGCTCCGGTCGCCCAGGAGTACGGCGGCGTGACGCTCGCGCTCACGGTGACGAACAGCAGCACGGTGCAGATGACCTACTCCGTGGAGATCGTCGCCGAGAGCCCCGACGGAACTTCCCAGCTCGGCACCGCGAGCGCCTACGCCGAGAACCTCGGCCCGGGCCAGTCGGCAGCGGTGACCGCCGACTTCTACGAGGACCTTCCGCCCGACGCGGTCTTCCGCATCGCCTCGGTCGATCGGTTCGACTACTAGGACCCGCCGTCCGCGCGCGCAGGCCGGGGCAGGAGCGCAGTCCCGGTCGACGCGTGCGGACGGTCCCCGACCCCCCGGGCCGGGCCGGGCTAGATTGGCGACCATGCGATTCGGACTCTTCATCCCGCAAGGCTGGCGTCAGGACCTCGTCGGCATCGACCCTTCCGAGCAGTGGGAGACCATGCGGTCCCTCGCGCGCCACGCGGACACCGCGCTGGCCGGCGAGCGCCTCCCGGGCGCGCGCCACGCGTGGGAGTCGGCGTGGGTCTACGACCACTTCCACACCGTGCCCGAGCCCACGGGCGAGGCCACGCACGAGGCGTGGACGCTCATGGCCGCGTTCGCCGCCTCGACCGAGCGCGTGCGCCTGGGCCAGATGTGCACGTGCATCGCGTACCGCAACCCCGCCTACCTCGCGAAGGTCGCCGCGACGGTCGACATCGTGAGCGGCGGCCGCACCGAGATGGGCATCGGCGCCGGCTGGTACGAGCACGAGTGGCGCGCCTACGGCTACGGCTTCCCGGGTGCCGGTGCGCGCCTGGGCGCGCTCGACGAGGGCGTGCAGGTCATGGAGCAGATGTGGCGCACGGGCTCGGCGACGCTCGACGGCACGTACTTCCAGGTCGACGGCGCGCTGTGCCACCCGCAGCCGCTCCAGGTCCTCGACGGGGTCGGGCCCGACGGCGCCGGTGCTCCCAGCATCCCGCTGTGGATCGCGGGCGGCGGCGAGAAGAAGACGCTGCGCATCGCGGCCCAGCACGCGCAGTACACGAACTTCGACGGCCGGCTCGAGGGCTTCACGCACAAGTCGGAGGTGCTGCGCGGGCACTGCGAGGCGATCGGGCGCCCGTTCGAGGAGATCACGCGCTCGTCCAACTACAACGTGGTCATCGGGGCGACCGAGGCCGACGTCGAGGACCGCCTGCGCTGGATCGGCGAGCACTACGCCAAGACCGTCCCGGCGAAGGCCGAGGAGACCGTGGCCGACTTCCGCTCGGGACCGCTCGTGGGAACCCCCGAGCAGATCGTCGAGAACCTCCAGAAGCTCGAGGGCGCGGGCATGACGTACGCGATCACGTACTTCGCGGAGGCCGCGTACGACCGCAGCGGGCTCGAGCTGTTCGAGCGCGAGGTCATCCCGGCCCTGCAGGGCTGACCGCTCGGCGGTCCGGGGAGCCGGTCCCGGAGCCGGTGCCGGTGCCGGTGCCGAGCACGAGGTTGCGGTCGTTCTGAGGTCGAGAACGACCGCAACCTCGTGCTCGACGGCCGCTCACGGCCCTCAGCCCTCCGCGACCACCATGGCCGACGCGATCCCGGCGTCGTGCGAGATCGACAGGTGGAACGTCGCGATCCCCAGCTCGGTCGCCCGCGCCTGGACCGTCCCGGTGATCTCGACCTGGGGCGCTCCCCCGACGACCCGGTGGACCGTCGCGTCCTGCCAGCGCATGCCGCCAGGCGCACCGAGCGCCTTCGCGATCGCCTCCTTGGCTGCGAACCGGGCCGCGAGGGACGAGGCCGGCAGGTCCCGCTCGGCCGGGGTGAAGAGCTTCTCGCGCAGACGCGGCGTCCGCTCGAGCGTGTCCATGAACCGCGCGACGTCGACCACGTCGATACCCACCCCGATGATCATGCGCTCACCCTATGCGCCCTGGGGTTCGGGCCGCGGCGTGGCCCGGCACGCGGCCCGGCCCGCGCCGGTCCACGGCCGGCACGGGGCGCTCGCCGGCTGCTCGCAGTCCACGGCCCCGGGCCCCGGCCCCGACGACGGCCCCCGGCCCCCGGCCCCCGGCCCCCGGCCCCCGACGACGGAAGCCCACCGTCCGAGGGGACGGCGGGCTTCCGGGATGTGCG
This region of Oerskovia jenensis genomic DNA includes:
- a CDS encoding bifunctional ADP-dependent NAD(P)H-hydrate dehydratase/NAD(P)H-hydrate epimerase; this translates as MIEAFTAAQVRAAEEPLLARGAPLMERAAFALATVVVQDLRRGRRGGSDGGAPARRLAGARAVLLVGSGNNGGDALFAGAYLARRGVAVQAVCTSGRPHADGLSALRRAGGRVLDLTAPAELARWSHVVDTVLAADVVLDGLVGIGATGALRGVAGDLVAALADELAGRAARAGSRAGLPWVVAVDTPSGIGVDDGSVPGPVLPADRTVTFGAHKPGLLLPPATHLAGVVTLVDLDLDLGLAGVGGAGSGPIEPVGPVGAAVRRLERADVARLWPVPGSTDQKYTRGVLGVVAGTPTFPGAAVLAVSAAVRAGVGMVRYRGPDDVARVVVSARPEAVPAEGRVQAWALGSGVPAAEERAALRDGGGVRSAEAGQHERIRYALAVACGVLAEDVAGPRVPAVVDAGALSLLPERCPPSVVLTPHAGELAGLLRARGDEVDREDVEARPLRWARRAHDLTGATVLLKGSATVVVGPEVTWSQADGPAWLATAGSGDVLTGLLGALLAAHGERVVHEPGAAAELAAAAALVHGLAGTRANPGGPVAALDVAEALPGVVAALLHEGDGTRHRR
- a CDS encoding DUF4190 domain-containing protein encodes the protein MTDSPQNSYRVGDVVNGWRLAPDGTWVPASSPPPPQGPVQGVPTSAEAMAHDAGRAAAWPSGHDPSATAAPYGWTGQGAAPSPGGWVPPTKNTPATLSLTAGIVAALANLFFLPGIAAIVLGIVGLRRAGRSTPAVGRARSIWGIALALVGTVSGVLLLIAILDDSPEAASPDRSTVGTSPEGGSTQDVDLTSFTAVDAAAWAQIAKDPEAYVGDKIVLYAEVTQFDAATGSDSFRAGTGAEQPSSPFELDVNTLLSGDRSILADVTVGDVLKVHAIVEGATTYDTVMGGGMTAPVLEVAAVEDVGFKDLSGDVALGAPVAQEYGGVTLALTVTNSSTVQMTYSVEIVAESPDGTSQLGTASAYAENLGPGQSAAVTADFYEDLPPDAVFRIASVDRFDY
- a CDS encoding TIGR03560 family F420-dependent LLM class oxidoreductase, whose product is MRFGLFIPQGWRQDLVGIDPSEQWETMRSLARHADTALAGERLPGARHAWESAWVYDHFHTVPEPTGEATHEAWTLMAAFAASTERVRLGQMCTCIAYRNPAYLAKVAATVDIVSGGRTEMGIGAGWYEHEWRAYGYGFPGAGARLGALDEGVQVMEQMWRTGSATLDGTYFQVDGALCHPQPLQVLDGVGPDGAGAPSIPLWIAGGGEKKTLRIAAQHAQYTNFDGRLEGFTHKSEVLRGHCEAIGRPFEEITRSSNYNVVIGATEADVEDRLRWIGEHYAKTVPAKAEETVADFRSGPLVGTPEQIVENLQKLEGAGMTYAITYFAEAAYDRSGLELFEREVIPALQG
- a CDS encoding holo-ACP synthase yields the protein MIIGVGIDVVDVARFMDTLERTPRLREKLFTPAERDLPASSLAARFAAKEAIAKALGAPGGMRWQDATVHRVVGGAPQVEITGTVQARATELGIATFHLSISHDAGIASAMVVAEG